In Deltaproteobacteria bacterium, the sequence TGGTGGTACACAAAATCATGGTCGTTCGATGTCGGAGATTAATGTCACGCCACTTGTTGATGTAATGTTGGTTCTACTCATTATATTTATGGTTACCGCCCCCTTAATTCAGCAAGGTGTTGCTGTTGATTTGCCTAAAACTCATGCTCCTAGCCTCGACATTAAAGCTGACCGCGTAGTACTCACCATCACTCGCGAGCAAAAAATATTTTTAGGTGAAGTCGAAATACCCTATGCCCAATTGCGAGCTAAAGTAAGTAACAATATAAAATTAAAAGCTGACC encodes:
- a CDS encoding ExbD/TolR family protein; translated protein: MAGGTQNHGRSMSEINVTPLVDVMLVLLIIFMVTAPLIQQGVAVDLPKTHAPSLDIKADRVVLTITREQKIFLGEVEIPYAQLRAKVSNNIKLKADREIYLHADRALPYGFVVDVMAIMKDAGVETLGMVTDPVSVVKP